The following proteins are encoded in a genomic region of Hoeflea phototrophica DFL-43:
- a CDS encoding RT0821/Lpp0805 family surface protein, with amino-acid sequence MTSDLTEAYRSGKSRIAIRAPLALVLPLALIAGGCMSGRDSVVSALTVDPVTTSAVAPLSAEAEIMSDETVVRDLAGSLGASELAGAHPWSNALTGSAGVITGISKISDGSRACRQFQTTRHAFDGVALFDGKVCQRPDDSWDLVTFERTGN; translated from the coding sequence GTGACCAGTGACCTAACAGAAGCATACAGAAGCGGAAAGAGCCGGATCGCCATCCGCGCGCCTTTGGCGCTGGTGCTTCCGCTTGCACTGATTGCCGGCGGATGCATGAGCGGTCGGGACAGCGTGGTGTCTGCCCTGACCGTTGACCCTGTGACCACCAGCGCGGTGGCGCCATTGTCGGCGGAAGCCGAGATCATGTCAGATGAGACCGTGGTGCGCGATCTCGCAGGCAGTCTGGGCGCGTCGGAGCTGGCCGGTGCCCATCCCTGGTCGAACGCACTGACCGGTTCGGCCGGGGTCATCACCGGAATTTCCAAAATTTCTGATGGATCACGGGCCTGCCGGCAGTTTCAAACCACCCGCCATGCCTTTGACGGCGTCGCCCTGTTTGACGGCAAGGTCTGCCAAAGACCCGACGATTCCTGGGATCTGGTGACATTCGAGCGCACCGGCAACTGA
- the pdxH gene encoding pyridoxamine 5'-phosphate oxidase — MAETGLTTGDFTEAQEPYRLFASWLEEATGSEINDPNALALATVDTDGMPNVRMVLLKGFDERGFVFYTNFESQKGREILGSMKAAMCFHWKSLRRQVRVRGPVEQVSDAEADEYYASRPRGSRIGAWASKQSRPLEGRFALEKAVAEYTAKHAVGEIPRPEHWSGFRILPQSIEFWHDRPFRLHDRVVFNRSQDDWDKTRLYP; from the coding sequence ATGGCCGAAACAGGGTTAACGACTGGTGACTTTACCGAAGCGCAGGAGCCTTATCGGCTGTTTGCAAGCTGGCTTGAAGAGGCCACTGGCTCGGAGATCAATGACCCCAATGCACTTGCTCTGGCCACTGTGGACACGGACGGAATGCCCAATGTGCGCATGGTTCTGCTCAAGGGGTTCGATGAGCGCGGGTTCGTCTTCTACACCAATTTCGAAAGCCAGAAGGGCCGCGAAATCCTTGGGTCGATGAAGGCTGCAATGTGCTTTCACTGGAAAAGCCTGCGCCGCCAGGTTCGGGTGAGAGGGCCGGTGGAACAGGTCAGCGACGCCGAGGCCGATGAATACTACGCTTCCCGCCCGCGCGGCAGCCGTATCGGCGCCTGGGCGTCAAAGCAGTCGCGCCCGCTGGAAGGCCGTTTTGCGCTGGAAAAGGCGGTCGCCGAATATACGGCAAAGCACGCGGTTGGCGAGATCCCGCGTCCGGAACACTGGTCCGGTTTTCGCATCCTGCCGCAGTCGATCGAGTTCTGGCACGACCGGCCGTTCAGGCTACATGACCGGGTGGTCTTCAATCGCAGCCAGGATGACTGGGACAAGACCCGGCTCTATCCCTGA
- a CDS encoding J domain-containing protein — MRNPYTVLGVTQTASVDEIKSAFRQLAKHWHPDQKPDDPRAGVRFAEIAQAYKLLMDSDLRIKFDKGEVDARGRRRPKPARGFSINPFSASRKSRSKTRTPKNDGEDTETQTQDAADEASFEEMVVHIFWGSRREAGPPERPGHRKHK, encoded by the coding sequence ATGCGTAATCCGTACACGGTGCTCGGCGTCACCCAGACCGCCAGCGTAGACGAAATCAAGAGTGCCTTCAGGCAACTCGCGAAGCACTGGCATCCGGACCAGAAGCCGGATGACCCGCGTGCAGGCGTACGGTTTGCAGAGATCGCGCAGGCCTACAAGCTGCTGATGGATTCGGATCTCCGGATCAAGTTCGACAAGGGTGAAGTGGATGCACGCGGCCGCCGGCGGCCGAAGCCGGCCCGCGGGTTCAGCATCAATCCATTCTCCGCATCCCGCAAATCCCGCTCCAAAACCCGCACCCCCAAAAACGACGGCGAAGACACCGAAACACAGACGCAAGACGCAGCCGATGAAGCCAGTTTTGAGGAAATGGTCGTCCACATCTTCTGGGGAAGCCGCCGCGAAGCAGGCCCGCCAGAGCGACCAG
- a CDS encoding polysaccharide deacetylase family protein: MHGPHTVAARRMIKRAAIQGGLEVVSLMAKSKMMPGARGLGSIFTLHHVRPAQQKEFDPVAHLAITPEFLDASITKLKSIGYVPVALEDLQAYLAQPDRPGPAMVFTLDDGYRDNDVHARPVFEKHEIPYTIFISGGFVDRTHSIWWKTAEELIGRVDQFDFDFGDGETSYSTRTMLEKYATFDRLHKALSCTEQDHIIAQLDRRARAAGICPTGIVDREVMDEAELEVLAQRPLASLGAHTISHINLAHTDASRMREEIDRSAERVAQITGAKPSTLAYPYGDRCAACQREYQAAEELGFSLAVTTNPGVLTEQSLASRYSMPRISLNGYYQKGRYVGALASGIPFALTG; this comes from the coding sequence TCAAACGGGCTGCCATTCAGGGCGGGCTGGAGGTCGTGTCGTTGATGGCGAAGTCCAAGATGATGCCGGGCGCGCGAGGGCTGGGCTCAATCTTCACCTTGCATCATGTGCGGCCCGCTCAACAAAAAGAGTTCGATCCGGTCGCGCACCTGGCGATCACGCCGGAGTTTCTCGACGCCAGCATTACCAAGCTCAAGTCGATTGGCTATGTCCCCGTGGCGCTTGAGGATCTCCAGGCATATCTGGCGCAGCCCGACCGCCCGGGACCGGCGATGGTTTTCACGCTGGATGACGGCTATCGCGACAATGATGTCCACGCCCGCCCGGTGTTTGAGAAACACGAGATCCCCTACACGATCTTCATATCCGGTGGCTTTGTCGACCGGACCCACTCGATCTGGTGGAAGACCGCGGAAGAGCTGATTGGCCGTGTCGACCAGTTCGATTTCGACTTTGGTGATGGCGAGACCAGCTATTCAACACGCACGATGCTGGAGAAATATGCCACCTTTGACCGGTTGCACAAGGCGCTGTCCTGCACCGAGCAGGATCACATCATTGCCCAGCTGGACCGCCGGGCACGCGCGGCGGGAATCTGCCCGACCGGGATCGTTGACCGGGAGGTCATGGACGAAGCCGAGCTTGAAGTGCTTGCGCAAAGGCCGCTTGCAAGCCTCGGCGCGCACACCATCAGCCACATCAATCTTGCCCACACCGACGCGTCGCGGATGCGCGAAGAGATCGACCGCTCCGCGGAGCGCGTTGCACAGATCACCGGGGCAAAACCCAGCACCTTGGCTTACCCCTATGGCGACCGCTGCGCGGCATGCCAGCGAGAGTATCAGGCGGCTGAAGAGCTGGGCTTCTCGCTTGCAGTGACGACCAATCCCGGGGTGCTGACAGAGCAGAGCCTTGCCTCGCGGTATTCAATGCCGCGCATCTCTCTCAATGGCTACTATCAGAAGGGCCGCTATGTCGGCGCGCTTGCCTCAGGCATTCCCTTCGCGCTTACAGGCTGA